In one window of Posidoniimonas corsicana DNA:
- a CDS encoding glycoside hydrolase family 31 protein yields MPTSCRVSFLALLIGSIVVGGVAGAEPLEVDGRPAQLDVRAAGEHAVRITLRPVDAPFQTPFTPALVEAEAEAKPVISVQQVEEPITEQVGALQVEVRPAPPTVVVRDGDRLVQRLTFDDGGRLRFRLDDAPVLGMGEGGPRPPRRAEWRELPVEFDRRGRVHRMRPRWQADAYGSRNPVAMLVGTGGWALFVPTPWGAIDLTDEAEGVFTPIEARDAGAMRQSQRDQQENRGKGVPPMDSITPGAFDLFVFDASDPPAFFQDVATLTGRAALPPRWAMGYMQSHRTLEDDAQLVEIVDTFREKQIPLDAVIYLGTGFTPRGWNTEQPSFDFNPEVFTRDPEQVIADLHDRDVKVVLHMVPWDRDKLPMLTGQIPAADTEALDPGHIAPYWRQHVDLVNAGVDAWWPDEGDWFDLWERMKRHELYYQGPISSQPNRRPWSLHRNGHLGVARWGGWVWSGDTTSSWKTLEAQIAVGLNHSLSLSPFWGSDIGGFYPTPELTGELYARWFQFGAFCPSFRSHGRTWHTRLPWGWGLSELGPLESNTPPLESSLNNHAIEPVAKKYAELRYRLLSYNYTLAWQARSAGLPMMRALWVHYPDDAHARGVGDEYLWGRDLLIAPVYEPDATSRSVYLPAGSWYDWWAGEAVEGGRTVEREVDLATMPIYARAGAIVPVDPLRQFTGQEVDEPTTLRVYSGADGGFTLYEDAGDMSYLAGACGLTRFKWDDAAQRLSATTEAQGGWEGELDKRYRVELMPSGETLELVVQDGAGEASF; encoded by the coding sequence GTGCCAACTTCCTGCCGTGTTTCGTTCCTCGCTCTGTTGATCGGTTCGATCGTAGTCGGGGGCGTGGCTGGCGCCGAGCCGCTCGAGGTGGACGGCCGGCCGGCGCAGCTCGATGTTCGCGCCGCCGGCGAGCACGCCGTCCGCATCACACTGCGGCCGGTCGACGCGCCATTTCAAACGCCGTTCACGCCGGCGCTGGTTGAGGCAGAAGCCGAGGCCAAGCCGGTCATCAGCGTGCAGCAGGTGGAAGAGCCGATCACCGAACAAGTGGGCGCGCTGCAGGTGGAGGTCCGCCCCGCTCCACCGACGGTGGTGGTCCGTGACGGCGATCGACTCGTGCAGCGCCTCACGTTTGACGACGGCGGCCGGCTGCGGTTCCGCCTGGACGACGCGCCGGTGCTCGGCATGGGCGAGGGCGGCCCGCGTCCGCCGCGCCGCGCCGAGTGGCGTGAACTGCCGGTGGAGTTTGACCGCCGCGGCCGCGTGCACCGCATGCGGCCCCGCTGGCAGGCGGACGCGTACGGCTCGCGGAACCCGGTGGCGATGCTCGTCGGCACGGGCGGGTGGGCGCTGTTTGTGCCCACGCCGTGGGGCGCCATCGACCTGACCGATGAAGCCGAAGGCGTGTTCACGCCGATCGAGGCCCGCGACGCGGGCGCGATGCGCCAATCGCAGCGCGACCAGCAGGAGAACCGCGGCAAGGGCGTCCCGCCGATGGACTCGATCACGCCGGGCGCCTTCGACCTGTTTGTGTTTGACGCGAGCGACCCGCCGGCGTTCTTTCAGGACGTCGCCACGCTGACCGGCCGGGCGGCGCTGCCGCCGCGGTGGGCGATGGGCTACATGCAGTCGCACCGCACGCTGGAGGACGATGCGCAGCTCGTGGAGATCGTCGACACGTTCCGGGAGAAGCAGATCCCGCTGGACGCGGTGATCTACCTCGGCACCGGCTTCACACCCCGCGGTTGGAACACGGAGCAGCCGTCGTTCGACTTCAACCCTGAGGTGTTCACGCGGGATCCTGAGCAGGTGATCGCCGACCTGCACGACCGCGACGTGAAGGTGGTGCTGCACATGGTCCCCTGGGACCGCGACAAGCTGCCGATGCTCACCGGCCAGATCCCGGCGGCCGATACCGAGGCCCTGGACCCCGGTCACATCGCTCCTTACTGGCGGCAGCACGTCGACCTGGTCAACGCGGGTGTCGACGCGTGGTGGCCCGACGAGGGCGACTGGTTCGACCTGTGGGAGCGGATGAAGCGGCACGAGCTGTACTACCAGGGCCCCATTTCCTCGCAGCCGAACCGCCGCCCGTGGAGCCTGCACCGCAACGGCCACCTGGGCGTCGCGCGGTGGGGCGGGTGGGTCTGGTCGGGCGACACGACCTCGAGCTGGAAGACGCTTGAGGCGCAGATCGCCGTGGGACTCAATCACTCGCTCAGCTTGTCGCCGTTCTGGGGCTCGGACATCGGCGGCTTCTACCCGACGCCGGAGCTGACCGGCGAACTCTACGCGCGGTGGTTCCAGTTCGGCGCGTTCTGCCCCAGCTTCCGCTCGCACGGCCGCACCTGGCACACGCGGCTGCCGTGGGGCTGGGGGCTTTCGGAACTCGGTCCGCTGGAGTCGAACACGCCGCCCCTCGAGTCGAGCCTCAACAACCACGCGATCGAGCCGGTCGCCAAGAAGTACGCCGAGCTGCGGTACCGCCTGCTCAGCTACAACTACACGCTCGCCTGGCAGGCCCGCTCGGCCGGGCTGCCGATGATGCGGGCGCTGTGGGTCCACTACCCCGACGACGCGCACGCCCGCGGCGTGGGCGACGAGTACCTGTGGGGCCGCGACCTGCTGATCGCCCCGGTGTACGAGCCCGACGCGACGAGCCGCTCGGTCTATTTGCCCGCGGGAAGCTGGTACGACTGGTGGGCCGGCGAGGCGGTCGAGGGCGGACGCACCGTCGAGCGCGAGGTCGACCTGGCCACGATGCCGATCTACGCCCGCGCGGGCGCGATCGTGCCGGTCGACCCGCTGCGGCAGTTCACCGGTCAGGAGGTGGATGAGCCGACCACCCTCCGCGTGTATTCCGGCGCCGATGGCGGGTTCACCCTGTACGAGGACGCGGGCGACATGAGCTACCTTGCAGGCGCCTGCGGGCTGACCCGCTTCAAGTGGGACGACGCCGCGCAGAGGCTGTCGGCCACAACGGAGGCGCAGGGCGGCTGGGAGGGAGAGCTGGACAAGCGATACCGCGTCGAGCTGATGCCCAGCGGCGAGACGCTTGAGCTGGTGGTGCAGGACGGGGCTGGTGAGGCAAGCTTCTAG
- a CDS encoding PEP-CTERM sorting domain-containing protein (PEP-CTERM proteins occur, often in large numbers, in the proteomes of bacteria that also encode an exosortase, a predicted intramembrane cysteine proteinase. The presence of a PEP-CTERM domain at a protein's C-terminus predicts cleavage within the sorting domain, followed by covalent anchoring to some some component of the (usually Gram-negative) cell surface. Many PEP-CTERM proteins exhibit an unusual sequence composition that includes large numbers of potential glycosylation sites. Expression of one such protein has been shown restore the ability of a bacterium to form floc, a type of biofilm.): MSAGAFGETATALNDHGAVAFFSLPDGFDESIPPLGDFTTPGRAWLYSKQTGSSPLMGLGGNSDAVLDLNNSGQAVGQSRSTGFSGVGAKTGVWTDGVFTPLPNLPDGRPPTNAVAINDAGSIALTEPPRQSCDCQCNCSEAYLYSESNGYASVPSLGGSQTRAADLNAAGELVGMTSTSDNSTDFTYEPFIYRDGVTKSLGSLGGRRGGVWAINNHSEAVGFSEDASGASLAFYWNETSGMARLGALTLEATATDINDHGEVVGVDYPFGRSDSYFRSQAFYYNTTIGLVLLQDLLVADHDWDGLDSAIAINNRGQILGRGRIGSEQRIFLASPVPEPGSLFLLIVLTGCGTLSRRRSSPRFSVPSGLKAEL; encoded by the coding sequence GTGAGCGCTGGCGCGTTCGGCGAGACGGCAACCGCCTTGAACGACCACGGCGCCGTTGCGTTCTTCTCGCTGCCAGACGGATTTGACGAGTCCATCCCCCCGCTCGGCGATTTCACCACCCCCGGCAGGGCGTGGCTCTACTCGAAGCAGACTGGCAGCTCGCCACTGATGGGCCTCGGCGGAAACTCTGACGCCGTGCTTGACCTCAACAACTCTGGTCAGGCGGTAGGGCAATCGCGGTCCACGGGGTTCTCTGGCGTCGGGGCCAAAACCGGGGTATGGACCGATGGCGTTTTTACGCCGCTGCCCAACCTCCCCGACGGGCGCCCGCCAACTAACGCGGTAGCGATCAACGATGCCGGCTCTATCGCGCTCACGGAACCACCGCGACAATCTTGCGACTGCCAGTGCAACTGCAGCGAAGCCTACCTGTACTCCGAGTCGAACGGGTATGCATCCGTGCCGTCACTGGGCGGATCCCAGACACGCGCCGCCGACCTAAACGCCGCCGGCGAACTGGTGGGCATGACTTCTACGTCAGATAACTCGACTGACTTCACCTACGAACCCTTCATCTATCGGGATGGCGTTACGAAGAGTCTGGGGTCGCTGGGCGGCCGTCGCGGCGGCGTCTGGGCCATCAACAACCACAGCGAAGCGGTAGGCTTTTCCGAAGACGCCAGCGGGGCGTCTCTCGCCTTCTACTGGAACGAGACATCGGGGATGGCTCGACTCGGTGCGCTCACCTTGGAGGCAACCGCAACCGACATTAACGACCACGGCGAGGTTGTTGGCGTCGACTACCCGTTCGGCAGATCCGACAGCTACTTCAGATCGCAGGCCTTCTACTACAACACGACCATCGGGTTGGTATTGCTACAGGACCTACTGGTTGCAGACCACGATTGGGATGGCCTGGACAGTGCGATCGCGATTAACAACCGGGGGCAGATACTCGGGAGGGGGAGAATCGGTAGCGAGCAGCGGATCTTCCTGGCGTCACCGGTCCCGGAGCCGGGAAGTCTGTTCCTGCTTATCGTACTGACTGGGTGCGGAACGCTGTCGCGGCGCCGCTCTAGTCCACGCTTCAGCGTGCCTAGCGGCCTAAAGGCCGAACTTTAA
- the glmS gene encoding glutamine--fructose-6-phosphate transaminase (isomerizing) has translation MCGIVGYIGPKQAADYLMEGLRRLEYRGYDSSGVVTLEDSGELAVTKAAGRIDKLAARLRDASHHGGLGLGHTRWATHGAANDVNSHPHLGGAGEVALVHNGVIENFRALREQLEGMGYKFITETDSEVVAHLLAAEYKAVQESLGDEPTQDPYAPLVEAVRATVSQLRGTYGLGVVFRDHPDVILAARLGSPLVIGVGSGENFIASDGSPLVGHTDKITYLSDHEIAVVTADSIRLHDREQGPITHKVSRLEIDESQVSLNGFPHYMLKEIFEQPETIRNAMRGRLDEDEATAKFGGLNLTPRQLQRVDRLVLTACGTSWHSALLGEYMLEAFARIPVEVEYASELRYRNPPLSTNSLLFAITQSGETIDTLAALREIKRKGHPTLAICNVVGSTIAREADGGVYLHAGPEIGVASTKAYTSQCTVLALLALYIGRLNHLSFEAGLRIIEELKALPDQVEKALDCNNEARRIAAKYSGCNNFLYLGRQYNFPTALEGALKLKEISYIHAEGYPAAEMKHGPIALVDENTPSVFIVPQGGVYHKVISNMEEIKARGGPLIAVVDDPGGRAAELADDVICVPSVSEFLQPIVAAVPLQLLAYHIAVLRGCDVDKPRNLAKSVTVE, from the coding sequence ATGTGCGGCATTGTCGGTTACATCGGGCCCAAGCAGGCGGCGGACTACCTGATGGAGGGCCTGCGTCGGCTGGAGTACCGCGGCTACGACAGCTCTGGCGTCGTGACGCTGGAGGACTCCGGCGAGCTGGCGGTCACCAAGGCCGCCGGCCGCATCGACAAGCTGGCCGCCCGCCTGCGGGACGCCAGCCACCACGGGGGCCTGGGGCTGGGGCACACGCGGTGGGCCACGCACGGCGCCGCGAACGACGTCAACTCGCACCCGCACCTGGGCGGCGCCGGCGAGGTGGCGTTGGTGCACAACGGCGTGATCGAGAACTTCCGCGCGCTACGCGAACAGCTCGAGGGGATGGGCTACAAGTTCATCACCGAGACCGACAGCGAGGTCGTCGCGCACCTGCTCGCCGCCGAGTACAAGGCCGTGCAGGAGTCGCTGGGCGACGAGCCGACCCAGGACCCCTACGCGCCGCTCGTCGAGGCGGTCCGCGCGACCGTGTCGCAGCTCCGCGGCACCTACGGCCTGGGCGTCGTGTTCCGCGACCACCCGGACGTGATCCTCGCCGCGCGGCTCGGCAGCCCGCTGGTGATCGGCGTGGGGTCGGGCGAGAACTTTATCGCCAGCGACGGCTCGCCGCTGGTGGGCCACACCGACAAGATCACCTACCTATCGGACCACGAGATCGCGGTCGTCACGGCCGACTCCATCCGCCTGCACGACCGCGAGCAGGGCCCCATCACCCACAAGGTGAGCCGGCTTGAGATCGACGAGAGCCAGGTGTCGCTCAACGGGTTCCCCCACTACATGCTCAAGGAGATCTTCGAGCAGCCCGAGACCATCCGCAACGCGATGCGCGGCCGCCTGGACGAGGACGAGGCGACCGCCAAGTTCGGCGGACTGAACCTGACCCCGCGGCAGCTGCAGCGGGTGGACCGCCTGGTGCTCACCGCGTGCGGCACCAGCTGGCACAGCGCGCTATTGGGCGAGTACATGCTGGAGGCCTTCGCCCGCATCCCGGTGGAGGTGGAGTACGCCAGCGAGCTGCGGTACCGCAACCCGCCGCTGTCGACCAACAGCCTGCTGTTCGCCATCACCCAGTCCGGCGAGACCATCGACACCCTGGCCGCGCTGCGTGAGATCAAGCGGAAGGGCCACCCCACGCTGGCCATCTGCAATGTGGTCGGCAGCACCATCGCCCGCGAGGCGGACGGCGGCGTCTACCTGCACGCCGGGCCGGAGATCGGCGTCGCGTCGACCAAGGCGTACACGTCGCAGTGCACGGTGCTCGCGCTGCTCGCGCTGTACATCGGCCGGCTCAACCACCTCAGCTTCGAGGCCGGCCTGCGGATTATCGAGGAGCTCAAGGCGCTGCCCGATCAGGTCGAGAAGGCGCTCGACTGCAACAACGAGGCCCGCCGCATCGCGGCGAAGTACTCCGGCTGCAACAACTTCCTGTACCTCGGCCGGCAGTACAACTTCCCCACGGCGCTGGAGGGCGCGCTGAAGCTCAAAGAGATCAGCTACATCCACGCCGAGGGCTACCCGGCCGCCGAGATGAAGCACGGCCCCATCGCGTTGGTGGACGAGAACACGCCCAGCGTGTTCATCGTGCCGCAGGGCGGGGTGTACCACAAAGTCATCTCGAACATGGAGGAGATCAAGGCCCGCGGCGGCCCGCTGATCGCCGTGGTCGACGACCCGGGCGGCCGCGCCGCCGAGCTGGCCGACGACGTGATCTGCGTCCCGTCGGTGAGCGAGTTCCTGCAGCCCATCGTGGCGGCCGTGCCGCTGCAGCTGCTGGCGTACCACATCGCCGTGCTCCGCGGCTGCGATGTCGACAAGCCGAGGAACCTGGCCAAGAGCGTGACTGTCGAGTAG
- a CDS encoding glycosyltransferase family 87 protein, with amino-acid sequence MPTATSTARSAAPASALSAPALLATALLCIAAVRLVGTLPGAWSRNDFAHYYLSARVLLAGEDPYTASLEPFCERFGFEFDPRIVTGTNPPPLTLLLAGVAWLPPVPAYAVWALLQLTCLAGLLGALVRRAARGGFHAWRWVAIGLVLNSTAVWSNLHYSQVQLLVAMLIAAAYFDKRQGRPLQAVAAVAVAAGLKIYPAALLPWFVLSGAGGGREVARRTLVAAAVGLSILVVTGPGEWRSFATNGLATVQNSVHGSTSNYSIQSAAMIVTGAVVGRPLPGAVMFEVAALSRVAAAGTLALAYLLVWRLRLPPRRAIGLLCVAMIAASPVCWSHYLTLLILPVWLLWEELGGRRWTAASVAVAVLALACLYSELDAPVPLGELGLARSLLHFYPLVVMLTLAGLLALWRVPKPDAGDCSAV; translated from the coding sequence ATGCCCACCGCCACCTCTACCGCCCGAAGCGCCGCGCCGGCGTCGGCCCTGTCGGCGCCTGCGCTGCTCGCCACTGCGCTGCTCTGCATCGCGGCGGTGCGGCTGGTGGGCACGCTGCCGGGCGCGTGGTCGCGGAACGACTTTGCCCACTACTACCTCTCCGCCCGGGTGCTGCTGGCGGGCGAAGACCCTTACACCGCTTCGCTCGAGCCGTTTTGCGAGCGGTTCGGATTTGAGTTCGACCCGCGGATCGTGACCGGCACCAACCCACCCCCGCTGACGCTGCTGCTGGCGGGCGTGGCGTGGCTGCCGCCGGTCCCCGCCTACGCCGTATGGGCGCTGCTGCAGCTCACCTGCCTGGCAGGCCTGCTCGGCGCGCTCGTGCGTCGCGCGGCGCGCGGCGGGTTCCACGCGTGGAGGTGGGTCGCGATCGGGCTGGTGCTCAATTCCACTGCCGTGTGGAGCAACCTGCACTACTCGCAGGTGCAGCTGCTCGTGGCGATGCTGATCGCCGCTGCATACTTCGACAAACGGCAGGGCCGCCCGTTGCAGGCGGTCGCCGCGGTCGCCGTGGCGGCCGGGCTGAAGATCTACCCCGCTGCGCTGCTGCCGTGGTTTGTGCTGTCCGGCGCCGGTGGGGGGAGGGAGGTTGCCCGACGCACGCTGGTGGCCGCCGCCGTGGGGCTGTCGATCCTGGTAGTCACGGGGCCAGGAGAGTGGCGGTCGTTCGCGACCAACGGGTTGGCCACCGTGCAGAACAGCGTGCACGGCAGCACGTCCAACTACTCCATCCAGTCGGCCGCAATGATCGTCACCGGCGCAGTGGTCGGCCGCCCCCTGCCCGGCGCGGTGATGTTTGAGGTAGCGGCCCTCAGCCGGGTGGCCGCCGCGGGAACGTTGGCGCTGGCCTACCTGCTGGTGTGGCGCCTGCGGCTGCCGCCGCGGCGGGCGATAGGCCTGCTGTGCGTGGCGATGATCGCGGCCAGCCCGGTCTGCTGGTCGCACTACCTGACGCTGCTGATCCTGCCGGTGTGGCTGCTGTGGGAGGAGCTCGGCGGCCGGCGGTGGACCGCCGCTTCGGTCGCGGTCGCGGTGCTGGCGTTGGCTTGCCTGTACTCAGAGCTCGACGCCCCCGTGCCACTGGGCGAGCTGGGTCTCGCCCGCAGCCTGCTGCACTTCTACCCGCTGGTCGTCATGCTCACGCTGGCGGGCCTGCTGGCGCTGTGGCGGGTTCCAAAACCTGACGCAGGAGATTGCTCTGCGGTGTAG
- a CDS encoding RNA polymerase sigma factor, which translates to MRPGERQPIDRRVIDQLVLEHLPPALAFATRLTGNAAAAEEVVQEALVRVLRRWRTYRGESPFRTWFFRIVVNAHRDQHRRGRPEQALAFDAPGAEPEPAEAAQSSELAEHVRAEIDRLPPRQREVAVTCLAEGASPSEAAEILGITESNVNTTLHAVRKRLAAAVGIDPVTRHA; encoded by the coding sequence ATGCGACCGGGCGAGCGACAACCCATCGATCGTCGGGTCATCGACCAGCTGGTGCTGGAGCACCTGCCGCCCGCGCTGGCCTTCGCCACCCGGCTTACGGGCAACGCGGCCGCGGCCGAGGAGGTTGTGCAGGAGGCGCTCGTGCGGGTGCTCCGCCGTTGGCGAACCTACCGCGGCGAGTCCCCGTTCCGCACGTGGTTCTTCCGGATTGTCGTCAATGCGCACCGCGACCAGCACCGCCGTGGCCGGCCTGAGCAGGCGCTGGCGTTCGACGCGCCGGGTGCCGAGCCCGAGCCGGCGGAAGCCGCCCAGTCGTCGGAGCTGGCCGAACACGTGCGGGCTGAGATCGACCGGCTGCCGCCGCGACAGCGTGAGGTCGCGGTGACCTGCCTGGCGGAGGGGGCATCGCCCTCGGAGGCCGCGGAGATCCTGGGGATCACCGAGAGCAACGTAAACACCACGCTGCACGCCGTCCGCAAGCGGCTGGCGGCTGCCGTGGGGATCGACCCGGTAACCAGACATGCGTGA
- a CDS encoding DUF1559 domain-containing protein has translation MHRPRLHAAFTLVELLVVIAIIGVLIALLLPAVQAAREAARRTQCTNHLKQIGLGMHTHMETFKAFPSGGSGIQPPRTMSNGRPAGYKTQAWSWSYQLLPFIEEQALWENESDAYIARTPVEGYFCPTRRRPIALTGGPWQVFDDPRAMIDYAANAGPADGITSGTGGELNGGTSGAIARGKAIKHKDFTDGLSHTLLVAEKLMNSRFVITECQANDNFGYVGGFQDDVVRWGMEPPEQDFERGHFFLFQLFPRNYKFGSAHVSAMQAAFCDGSVHRVTYSVDQEVFRRLSSRNDGEPVSQADL, from the coding sequence ATGCACCGCCCCCGCCTGCACGCGGCTTTCACGCTCGTCGAACTGTTGGTTGTGATCGCAATTATCGGCGTGCTGATCGCGCTGTTGCTCCCCGCCGTGCAGGCCGCCCGCGAGGCGGCCCGTCGCACCCAGTGCACCAACCACCTCAAGCAGATCGGCCTGGGGATGCACACGCACATGGAAACGTTCAAGGCGTTCCCCTCCGGCGGCTCGGGCATCCAGCCCCCCCGCACGATGAGCAACGGCCGCCCGGCGGGCTACAAGACCCAGGCGTGGTCGTGGTCGTACCAGCTGCTCCCCTTTATCGAGGAGCAGGCCCTGTGGGAGAACGAATCGGACGCGTACATCGCGCGCACCCCGGTCGAGGGCTACTTCTGCCCCACCCGCCGCCGACCGATCGCGCTGACCGGCGGCCCCTGGCAGGTGTTTGACGATCCGCGGGCGATGATCGACTACGCCGCCAACGCCGGCCCGGCCGATGGGATCACGAGCGGGACGGGGGGCGAGCTCAACGGGGGCACGTCCGGCGCCATCGCCAGGGGCAAGGCGATCAAGCACAAGGACTTCACCGATGGCTTGTCGCACACGCTGCTGGTCGCCGAGAAGCTGATGAACTCGCGGTTCGTCATCACCGAGTGCCAGGCCAACGACAACTTTGGTTACGTCGGCGGTTTTCAGGACGACGTGGTGCGGTGGGGCATGGAGCCGCCCGAGCAGGACTTCGAGCGGGGCCACTTCTTCCTGTTCCAGCTGTTCCCACGCAACTACAAGTTTGGCTCCGCGCACGTCAGCGCTATGCAGGCCGCGTTCTGCGACGGCTCCGTCCACCGCGTCACGTACTCGGTCGACCAGGAGGTGTTCCGCCGCCTCAGCTCACGCAACGACGGCGAGCCGGTCTCGCAGGCCGACCTGTAG
- a CDS encoding GNAT family N-acetyltransferase — protein MPAPSNFSIRRYAAGDETAIASIFCRAIHEVAVGDYTPEQCLAWSGRRPNVEHWRERCRRKRPFVAEVEGRVAGFCELDPDGHIDCLYVDPDFMRRGIASGLIRRAIDAARAAGVDRVYVEASLTARPVFERAGFRVVAQQSVQVGDQRLVNFRMERAADAS, from the coding sequence ATGCCCGCTCCGTCCAACTTCTCAATCCGCCGCTACGCCGCCGGCGACGAAACCGCCATCGCGAGCATCTTCTGCCGCGCGATCCACGAGGTCGCCGTTGGCGACTACACGCCGGAGCAGTGCCTTGCCTGGAGCGGCCGGCGGCCCAATGTCGAGCACTGGCGGGAGCGTTGCCGGCGGAAGCGGCCGTTCGTCGCTGAGGTGGAGGGCCGCGTCGCCGGGTTCTGCGAGCTCGACCCGGACGGCCACATCGACTGCCTGTACGTCGACCCCGACTTCATGCGGCGGGGGATCGCGTCGGGCTTGATCCGGCGGGCGATCGACGCCGCGCGTGCGGCCGGCGTCGACCGCGTCTACGTCGAAGCATCGCTGACGGCGCGGCCGGTCTTTGAGCGCGCCGGGTTTCGCGTCGTCGCACAGCAGTCGGTGCAGGTTGGCGACCAGCGGCTCGTCAACTTCCGGATGGAGCGCGCGGCGGACGCGTCGTGA
- a CDS encoding pentapeptide repeat-containing protein, which produces MTAPSSEPKKRWRFSLRSTLTGLLLVALLLGWRASLLREKSNAAKLMRENAHLRGELQNKVDRLEVQLDAYRDLREQSHPLSIDTRSLRGMQITSSGNIFQAAFICGFDLSGAQLTGGGSAFQLAHFDESNLAGATLAGGGGSFQEASFENADLTNATLTGGSASFQGASFSRANLTGARINVSATSAFQQVNLTAAQCQGADLSALDSQSLASCYFDDPPTYDGQTRFPAGFNPREQGWELVE; this is translated from the coding sequence ATGACCGCACCCTCGTCGGAACCGAAGAAGCGTTGGCGATTCTCGCTTCGCTCTACCCTCACTGGGCTGCTCTTGGTCGCGCTGCTGCTCGGCTGGCGCGCCAGCCTGCTTCGCGAGAAATCCAACGCTGCGAAGCTCATGCGAGAGAACGCCCACCTGCGGGGAGAATTGCAGAACAAGGTTGACCGGTTGGAGGTCCAGCTCGACGCCTACCGGGACCTGCGGGAGCAGAGCCACCCCCTATCTATTGACACAAGGTCGTTGCGCGGGATGCAGATCACTTCAAGTGGCAACATCTTCCAGGCGGCGTTCATCTGCGGGTTCGACCTGAGCGGCGCCCAGCTGACCGGAGGCGGCTCAGCATTTCAGCTCGCGCACTTCGACGAGTCGAATCTCGCGGGGGCGACCCTCGCCGGCGGCGGGGGCTCGTTTCAGGAGGCCTCGTTCGAGAATGCCGATCTGACCAACGCGACGCTCACGGGCGGCAGCGCTTCGTTCCAGGGGGCTTCGTTCAGCCGGGCGAACCTCACGGGCGCGCGGATCAACGTGAGCGCGACATCCGCGTTTCAGCAAGTCAACCTAACCGCGGCGCAGTGCCAGGGCGCTGATCTCTCGGCGCTCGACTCTCAATCGCTTGCCTCGTGCTACTTTGACGATCCGCCCACGTACGATGGTCAAACCCGTTTCCCTGCCGGGTTCAACCCCCGCGAACAAGGCTGGGAGCTCGTGGAGTAA